A genomic stretch from Chryseobacterium sp. SNU WT5 includes:
- a CDS encoding type IA DNA topoisomerase, whose product MKLCIAEKPSVARDIAKVLGADMPKQGYFEGNGYWVTWTFGHLCTLKEPHDYSPHLKSWNLIFLPIIPDPFGIKLIENPGVERQFKIIEKLVADCEEVINCGDAGQEGEVIQRWVLHKAKCKKPMKRLWISSLTEEAIKEGFAKLKPAEDYNNLYQAGNARAIGDWLLGINATRLFTRKFGGNKSVLSVGRVQTPTLAMIVQRQKEIDAFNTEEYWELKTKYRDVLFTAAIDRLKTKEKAEKGLEYLKQNLFEIVSFEIKEGKEKNPRLFDLTALQVEANKKFGFSADNTLKYIQSLYEKKHTTYPRVDTTYLSESLHPKIPGILQSMNFYRELTAPLLSQPIPKSKTVFDDTKVTDHHAIIPTEISPTSNLSREEKLIYDLVAKRFIAVFYPECKISNTLVEGQVGTIPFKTSGRQILELGWREVYVKDKKDDTDDKKEKDEEQTIPEFKAGEKGPHKPLIHQGKTSPPKAYTEATLLRAMETAGKQVDDEELREMMKNNGIGRPSTRANIIETLFRRKYIERKKKNIFATSTGVELIDTIQDELLKSPELTGEWELKLRKIERGEYEATQFKEELITMVTNLTRTVINEKAKVISFQEEVKLKEKKEPTPRKITTIIWEEEGCPKCKESKLMKGKTAIGCSNYKGCGLKVPFVLFGKKMTEKQIHDIINKGKSSKLKGFTEHPESITEGVLRLTENFSIELKAD is encoded by the coding sequence ATGAAATTATGTATTGCTGAAAAGCCTAGTGTTGCCCGAGATATTGCCAAAGTATTAGGTGCAGACATGCCCAAGCAAGGTTATTTTGAAGGTAATGGCTATTGGGTAACCTGGACGTTCGGACATCTTTGCACGCTCAAAGAACCGCACGATTACAGTCCGCATCTTAAATCCTGGAATCTCATATTTCTTCCCATTATTCCCGATCCGTTTGGGATTAAATTAATAGAAAACCCTGGTGTTGAACGGCAATTTAAAATCATTGAGAAATTGGTTGCAGACTGCGAAGAAGTGATTAATTGTGGTGATGCTGGGCAAGAAGGAGAAGTGATACAGCGCTGGGTTTTGCACAAAGCAAAATGTAAAAAACCAATGAAACGGCTTTGGATTTCGTCATTGACGGAAGAAGCCATCAAAGAAGGATTTGCTAAATTAAAACCAGCAGAAGATTATAATAACCTTTATCAAGCTGGAAATGCACGTGCAATTGGCGATTGGCTTTTAGGAATTAACGCCACCCGATTATTTACCCGAAAATTCGGCGGAAACAAAAGCGTACTTTCGGTTGGTCGGGTTCAAACGCCTACTCTAGCGATGATCGTTCAGCGACAAAAAGAAATTGATGCTTTCAACACCGAGGAATATTGGGAACTGAAAACCAAATACCGCGATGTACTTTTCACTGCGGCGATCGACCGTTTAAAAACGAAAGAGAAAGCAGAGAAAGGTTTAGAATATCTAAAGCAAAATCTCTTCGAAATTGTCTCTTTTGAAATTAAAGAAGGCAAAGAGAAAAATCCACGGTTGTTTGATTTGACCGCTTTACAAGTGGAGGCCAATAAAAAATTTGGTTTTTCAGCAGACAACACACTCAAATATATTCAAAGTTTATACGAAAAGAAACATACGACGTATCCACGTGTTGATACCACTTACCTTTCCGAGAGTTTGCATCCCAAAATTCCTGGTATTCTTCAGTCGATGAATTTTTACCGAGAATTGACGGCGCCACTTTTATCGCAGCCGATTCCAAAATCAAAAACGGTTTTTGATGACACTAAAGTCACGGATCACCATGCCATTATTCCGACCGAAATTTCTCCCACTTCCAATTTAAGCAGAGAAGAGAAATTGATCTATGATCTGGTGGCGAAAAGATTTATCGCAGTTTTCTATCCCGAATGTAAAATTTCAAATACTTTGGTGGAAGGTCAAGTTGGAACGATTCCTTTTAAAACTTCAGGGCGACAAATTCTTGAATTAGGTTGGCGAGAAGTTTACGTGAAAGATAAAAAAGACGACACGGACGATAAAAAGGAAAAAGACGAAGAGCAGACGATTCCCGAATTTAAAGCGGGTGAAAAAGGTCCACATAAACCCTTAATTCATCAGGGAAAAACCAGTCCGCCAAAAGCTTATACCGAAGCGACTTTGCTTCGGGCCATGGAAACTGCCGGGAAACAGGTTGATGATGAAGAACTGCGTGAGATGATGAAAAACAATGGGATCGGAAGACCTTCTACCCGAGCCAATATTATCGAAACGCTTTTCCGAAGAAAATATATCGAGCGAAAAAAGAAAAATATCTTTGCGACTTCTACTGGTGTAGAACTGATTGACACTATTCAAGATGAGTTATTGAAAAGCCCAGAATTAACGGGTGAATGGGAATTAAAATTAAGAAAAATTGAGCGTGGTGAATACGAAGCCACTCAGTTTAAAGAGGAACTGATTACGATGGTGACTAATTTAACCCGAACAGTCATTAACGAGAAAGCAAAAGTGATTTCGTTTCAGGAAGAAGTAAAGCTAAAAGAAAAGAAAGAGCCAACTCCAAGGAAAATTACCACGATTATTTGGGAAGAAGAAGGTTGCCCAAAATGTAAAGAAAGCAAACTAATGAAAGGAAAAACTGCCATCGGTTGCTCCAATTATAAAGGATGTGGTCTCAAAGTTCCTTTTGTTTTGTTCGGAAAAAAAATGACTGAAAAACAGATTCACGATATTATTAACAAAGGAAAATCGAGCAAACTGAAAGGATTCACAGAACATCCGGAAAGTATAACTGAAGGCGTTTTACGTTTGACCGAAAATTTCAGTATTGAATTGAAAGCGGATTAG
- a CDS encoding alpha/beta hydrolase gives MRKIIYLMLGSLLVMSCQSRKYKDVIYGQSSNKEDLKLNIFVPNNSDHKKFPVLIFVHGGNWNSGNKDQYGFFGRNFAKKDVITVILEYTLSPTANIDQMTTKIATAIMWVQKNINTYHGDASQIFVTGHSAGGQLVASAVLNPKFEVAENSISGIILNDAAGIDMKDYLEKYPPTTEDDYLATWSNDPKNWYQASPIYFLNEKSPPFLIYVGSKTYPSITTANEHFLTELNKFQPEVKPIILNKKHIPMILQYFFPWNKRSAEMVAFMKKNKK, from the coding sequence ATGCGAAAAATAATTTATCTTATGCTTGGATCTTTACTCGTGATGAGCTGTCAGTCTAGAAAATACAAAGATGTCATCTATGGACAATCGTCGAACAAAGAAGATTTGAAACTCAATATTTTCGTGCCCAATAATTCTGACCATAAAAAATTTCCGGTTTTAATTTTCGTGCATGGTGGAAACTGGAATAGTGGCAATAAAGATCAGTACGGTTTTTTCGGGAGAAACTTTGCAAAGAAAGACGTCATCACCGTTATTCTGGAATATACTTTAAGTCCAACGGCGAATATCGACCAAATGACGACCAAAATTGCTACCGCAATCATGTGGGTTCAAAAAAACATCAATACATATCACGGTGATGCAAGTCAAATTTTTGTGACTGGGCATTCTGCGGGTGGACAATTGGTAGCGTCTGCGGTATTAAATCCGAAATTCGAGGTTGCTGAAAACTCTATTTCAGGTATTATTTTAAATGATGCCGCTGGAATTGATATGAAAGATTATTTAGAGAAATATCCACCCACAACAGAAGATGATTATTTAGCGACGTGGAGCAACGATCCTAAGAACTGGTATCAAGCGTCTCCTATTTATTTTTTAAATGAAAAGTCACCGCCGTTTTTAATTTATGTGGGTTCAAAAACCTATCCTTCCATTACGACTGCAAATGAACATTTTCTTACGGAATTAAATAAATTTCAACCTGAAGTAAAACCGATTATCCTAAATAAAAAACACATTCCGATGATCTTGCAATACTTTTTCCCGTGGAATAAACGCTCCGCAGAAATGGTGGCTTTCATGAAAAAGAATAAGAAATAA
- a CDS encoding M23 family metallopeptidase — protein sequence MKNFLSSKKNINLLLGVLVMMIFGQALVIGKLYADKDDKSYQVNIVPIKTEKDSVDYLAMKNNLALVDHTVRELNSFLAAKNLSDSKIQMLVQDSISNDVYLSKQTNRYSQYLMDLQTKLLHVPLGVPTDGYISSNFGKRTNPIPLRTVVLASIKPLKAASQFIEEKDSLGNVVKRIAINNSQTPLAAQNNAPAEKNQVQFHKGLDIAVAHGSAVRSAAAGKVIFAGVKGGYGNCVIISHGNGLDTLYGHLSALLVKTNDMVNVNDVIAKSGNTGRSTGPHLHYEVHKNNTPVNPKLFLNL from the coding sequence ATGAAGAATTTTTTAAGCAGTAAAAAGAATATCAATCTATTATTAGGAGTTCTAGTAATGATGATTTTCGGACAAGCTTTAGTTATTGGTAAATTGTATGCGGACAAAGATGATAAATCCTACCAAGTCAATATAGTTCCCATAAAAACTGAAAAAGACAGTGTTGATTATCTGGCAATGAAGAATAATCTGGCTTTGGTTGATCATACTGTAAGAGAACTCAACTCTTTTCTCGCAGCAAAAAACTTATCTGATAGCAAAATCCAAATGCTTGTTCAAGACAGCATTTCGAACGATGTTTATTTATCAAAGCAAACCAACCGGTACAGTCAGTACTTAATGGATCTGCAGACAAAATTGTTACATGTGCCCTTAGGTGTCCCAACAGATGGTTATATTTCTTCTAATTTTGGCAAAAGAACAAATCCAATTCCGCTTCGAACAGTAGTGCTTGCTTCAATAAAACCCTTAAAAGCTGCATCTCAATTTATCGAAGAAAAAGACAGTTTGGGAAATGTCGTGAAAAGAATAGCTATAAATAATTCGCAGACGCCACTTGCTGCTCAGAATAATGCCCCCGCAGAAAAGAATCAGGTTCAATTTCATAAGGGCTTAGACATTGCAGTCGCTCACGGATCCGCAGTTAGAAGTGCAGCAGCGGGGAAAGTTATTTTTGCCGGAGTTAAAGGAGGATACGGCAATTGTGTTATTATATCACATGGAAATGGTTTAGATACTTTGTACGGCCATCTTTCAGCTTTATTAGTAAAAACCAATGATATGGTAAATGTAAATGACGTGATCGCAAAATCAGGAAATACTGGGCGATCCACAGGACCTCATCTTCACTATGAAGTTCATAAAAACAATACGCCTGTTAATCCAAAATTATTTTTGAATTTGTAA
- a CDS encoding iron-containing alcohol dehydrogenase produces the protein MNNFKYRNPTKILFGKGQIENLPTEIPANSKILMLYGGGSIMKNGIYEQVKNALSDYEVVEFGGIPANPEYNVLLDALKVIKAEDITYLLAVGGGSVIDGTKFLSAAALYEGETPWDLLTNKKPVTEAMPFATVLTLPATGSEMNSGSVITRAETKEKLGFGGPGMFPQFSVLDPEVIKSIPQRQLANGIADAFTHVMEQYMTYPIGAKLQDRFAESIMQTLVEVAPAIMKDPSDYEAASNFMWSCTMALNGLIQQGVPGDWAIHSMGHELTAMYGIDHARTLAILAGNHYRYNFETKKEKLAQYAERVWNITDGTLEEKAHAGIDKTDEFFKSLGIDIKLSEYTKDYSETGSAVAKRFTERGWEGLGEHKSLKPSDAQKIIEMSY, from the coding sequence ATGAACAATTTTAAATATAGAAATCCAACAAAAATATTATTTGGTAAAGGTCAAATAGAAAATCTTCCAACAGAAATCCCCGCAAATTCAAAAATACTGATGCTTTACGGCGGTGGAAGTATTATGAAAAATGGAATTTACGAACAAGTGAAAAATGCTCTTTCTGACTACGAAGTTGTAGAATTTGGTGGAATTCCAGCCAACCCAGAATACAATGTTTTATTGGACGCTTTAAAGGTGATTAAAGCGGAAGATATCACTTATCTTTTAGCAGTTGGTGGTGGTTCTGTAATCGATGGAACTAAATTTTTATCAGCAGCAGCTTTATACGAAGGTGAAACGCCGTGGGATTTATTAACCAATAAAAAACCAGTGACAGAAGCAATGCCTTTTGCAACGGTTTTAACACTTCCTGCAACTGGGTCAGAAATGAATTCAGGTTCCGTAATTACGAGAGCAGAAACCAAAGAAAAATTAGGTTTTGGTGGACCGGGAATGTTTCCACAATTCTCCGTTTTGGATCCGGAAGTGATTAAATCTATTCCTCAACGTCAATTGGCAAATGGAATCGCAGATGCTTTCACCCACGTGATGGAACAATATATGACCTATCCAATTGGTGCGAAATTACAGGATCGTTTTGCAGAAAGTATTATGCAGACTTTAGTTGAAGTGGCTCCGGCTATTATGAAAGATCCTTCAGATTATGAAGCGGCGTCTAACTTTATGTGGAGTTGTACGATGGCTTTGAACGGATTAATCCAGCAAGGAGTTCCGGGAGATTGGGCAATTCACTCGATGGGACACGAATTAACAGCGATGTACGGAATTGATCACGCGAGAACGTTAGCAATTTTAGCCGGAAATCATTACCGTTATAATTTCGAAACCAAGAAAGAAAAATTAGCACAATATGCAGAACGTGTTTGGAATATTACCGATGGAACTTTAGAAGAAAAAGCGCATGCTGGAATTGACAAAACAGATGAGTTCTTCAAATCTTTAGGAATCGATATTAAATTATCAGAGTACACCAAAGACTATTCAGAAACCGGAAGTGCTGTTGCAAAACGTTTTACTGAAAGAGGTTGGGAAGGACTTGGAGAGCACAAATCTTTGAAACCTTCTGACGCTCAGAAAATCATTGAAATGAGCTACTAG
- a CDS encoding type 1 glutamine amidotransferase domain-containing protein, which produces MKILFVLTSHSELGNTGEKTGFWIEEFASPYYYLVDKGVEVTLASPEGGQPPIDPTSDKPENQTESTIRFKADAALQEKLSKTHKLAEVSSDDYDAVFYPGGHGPLWDLAESVDSAKLIESFYYTNKPVSFVCHAPAALKHVKSTNGEPLVKGKKVTGFTNTEEALVKLTDVVPFLVEDMLKENGGIYSKAGDFEPYALEDGLLITGQNPASSEKVAEMLLAKLQK; this is translated from the coding sequence ATGAAAATATTATTTGTTCTTACTTCCCACTCAGAATTGGGAAATACCGGCGAGAAAACCGGATTTTGGATCGAAGAATTTGCAAGTCCTTATTACTACTTAGTTGATAAGGGAGTTGAGGTGACTTTAGCTTCGCCAGAAGGTGGTCAACCACCGATTGATCCTACAAGCGACAAACCGGAAAATCAAACGGAATCAACCATCAGATTTAAAGCTGATGCAGCTTTACAGGAAAAATTAAGTAAAACGCATAAACTTGCTGAGGTTTCTTCAGATGACTACGACGCCGTATTTTATCCTGGTGGTCACGGACCGTTATGGGATTTGGCAGAAAGCGTAGATTCTGCGAAGTTGATCGAAAGTTTTTACTATACCAATAAACCTGTTTCTTTTGTTTGTCATGCTCCGGCAGCTTTGAAACATGTGAAAAGTACGAATGGAGAACCTTTGGTAAAAGGTAAAAAAGTAACAGGATTTACCAATACCGAAGAAGCTTTGGTAAAACTGACTGACGTTGTTCCATTCCTAGTGGAAGATATGTTAAAGGAAAATGGCGGAATCTACAGCAAAGCAGGCGATTTTGAACCTTACGCTTTAGAAGATGGTTTATTGATCACGGGTCAAAATCCAGCTTCCTCCGAAAAAGTAGCTGAAATGTTACTAGCTAAACTTCAAAAATAA
- a CDS encoding NAD(P)H-dependent glycerol-3-phosphate dehydrogenase, with amino-acid sequence MTKKKGPAKKDPQHEIPVGVVGSGSFATAIVKMLVENCKVVHWCVRNEFVKGAIELRGHNPTYLTSVSFDLDRLKVTTDINELVSACDVIVLATPSIYLSDAMDKMTCNYDDKIFVSAIKGIVPKANDVVAHYLRDEFKIGFRNQAVIAGPCHAEEVAMERLSYLTIAVAEDEVANKLRSLFASDFINVHCSKDILGNEYSAILKNIYAVGAGISSGLGYGDNFTAVFVSNAVREMEIFLEAVYEVPRDVNESSYLGDLLVTAYSLFSRNRNLGNLIGKGYTVKSAIQSMNMIAEGYYAANSVYHTSKDKKLNTPIIDAIYAILYEEKSAEAEFKKLTTQLN; translated from the coding sequence ATGACAAAAAAGAAAGGTCCAGCTAAGAAAGATCCCCAGCATGAAATTCCCGTTGGAGTAGTGGGGAGTGGTAGTTTTGCTACTGCAATCGTTAAAATGTTGGTTGAGAATTGTAAAGTGGTACACTGGTGTGTTCGCAATGAATTTGTGAAAGGTGCCATCGAATTACGTGGTCATAATCCAACTTATCTTACTTCTGTTTCTTTTGATCTAGATCGTTTGAAAGTTACTACCGATATTAATGAACTGGTCTCTGCGTGTGATGTCATTGTTCTCGCAACACCTTCTATCTATTTATCCGATGCGATGGATAAAATGACCTGCAATTATGACGATAAGATTTTTGTTTCTGCTATAAAAGGAATTGTTCCGAAAGCCAATGATGTAGTTGCCCATTACCTTCGTGATGAATTTAAAATAGGTTTCCGAAATCAAGCGGTAATCGCGGGACCTTGTCATGCAGAAGAAGTCGCCATGGAGCGGTTGTCTTATCTTACTATTGCGGTAGCAGAGGACGAAGTTGCCAATAAATTACGTTCTTTATTTGCCTCGGATTTTATCAATGTCCATTGTAGTAAAGATATTTTAGGAAATGAATACAGTGCAATCCTTAAAAATATCTATGCAGTCGGAGCTGGTATTTCCAGCGGTTTGGGATATGGCGATAATTTTACAGCGGTTTTTGTATCGAATGCCGTCAGGGAAATGGAGATTTTTTTAGAAGCAGTCTACGAAGTCCCGAGAGATGTGAATGAAAGTTCCTATCTAGGTGATTTATTGGTTACCGCATACTCTCTGTTCTCTCGAAATAGAAATTTAGGAAATCTTATAGGTAAAGGTTATACGGTAAAATCGGCAATTCAGTCTATGAATATGATTGCGGAAGGATATTATGCCGCAAATTCAGTGTACCATACATCAAAAGATAAAAAACTTAATACGCCTATAATAGATGCGATTTACGCAATTCTGTATGAAGAGAAAAGTGCTGAAGCAGAATTTAAAAAATTAACAACCCAGCTCAATTAA
- a CDS encoding peptidylprolyl isomerase: protein MTIDKNHVVALHYTLNAIEENGEKTFIEKTDLENPFTFLYGVGMMLPKFEENIAGMTAGDKKSFTIRPEEGYGEKMENATTQLPVEMFADSGMPPIGAMLPLQDAQGNHVSGIVLEVSDEAVTVDLNHPMAGKKLHFDIEVASTRPATEEELAHGHAHGVDGNEAH, encoded by the coding sequence ATGACAATAGACAAAAATCACGTAGTAGCATTACATTACACGTTAAACGCCATTGAAGAAAATGGTGAAAAAACTTTCATTGAAAAAACAGATTTAGAAAACCCGTTCACTTTTTTATACGGCGTGGGAATGATGTTGCCGAAATTTGAAGAAAACATTGCAGGAATGACTGCAGGCGATAAAAAATCGTTCACCATCAGGCCGGAAGAAGGATATGGCGAAAAAATGGAAAACGCAACAACTCAATTACCAGTAGAAATGTTTGCTGACTCAGGTATGCCACCAATCGGTGCGATGTTACCTTTACAAGACGCACAGGGAAATCATGTAAGCGGTATCGTTTTGGAGGTTTCTGATGAAGCAGTAACGGTAGATCTTAACCACCCGATGGCTGGGAAAAAGTTGCATTTTGATATTGAAGTTGCATCAACAAGGCCTGCAACCGAAGAAGAATTAGCTCACGGTCACGCTCATGGAGTGGACGGAAATGAAGCACATTAA
- the mqo gene encoding malate dehydrogenase (quinone), with protein sequence MPINSNRNPPKSHYDVVLIGGGIMSATLGTMLHELDPTLKIAIFERLGRFARESSAAWNNAGTGHSAFCELNYTPQKEDGTIEITKAEKIAEQFEISKQFWSYLISKNYIDSPKDFINSCPHMSLVFGEDDSEFLRKRHEKMTQSKLFKGMKFTTDHDRLREWIPLIMSKRKENEVMAATKMDLGTDVNFGTLTRKMGRFLAEDSNVEVFLYHAVKDIDPMDNGKWWMKVKDRMKHRSHEVTADFVFIGAGGYALPLLDSSDIPESEGYGGFPVSGEWLVSHNPELIAKHQTKVYTQATVDAPPMSVPHLDLRIIDGKKALLFGPFAGFSTKFLKEGSYLDLPESVNFKNIRSLFGAWWHNLPLTKYLIQQVAMTKDQRMQHLREFVKDAKEEDWELKIAGQRVQIIKKDDQQGGKLEFGTEVVVNKNGTIASLLGASPGASTAAYAMLQILEKCFPEKVKNEWNDKLLEMIPSYGQKLGDNPELINKVRDYSKEILELEYELE encoded by the coding sequence ATGCCTATCAATTCAAATAGAAACCCACCCAAATCACATTATGATGTTGTTTTAATCGGTGGCGGTATTATGAGCGCCACGCTCGGGACGATGCTTCATGAATTAGACCCCACCTTAAAAATAGCAATTTTCGAGAGGCTCGGGCGTTTTGCTCGAGAAAGTTCTGCTGCCTGGAACAATGCTGGTACAGGGCATTCTGCTTTTTGTGAATTGAATTACACTCCACAAAAAGAAGATGGTACTATAGAAATAACAAAAGCGGAGAAAATTGCTGAACAGTTTGAGATTTCGAAACAATTTTGGTCTTACCTTATATCCAAAAATTATATAGACAGTCCCAAAGATTTTATAAATTCCTGTCCGCACATGAGTTTAGTTTTTGGGGAAGATGATTCTGAATTTCTTAGGAAACGCCATGAGAAAATGACCCAATCCAAACTCTTTAAAGGGATGAAATTCACCACAGATCACGACAGACTTCGTGAATGGATTCCACTTATCATGAGCAAAAGAAAAGAGAATGAGGTTATGGCCGCTACCAAAATGGATTTGGGAACCGATGTTAATTTTGGAACTTTAACTCGAAAAATGGGTAGGTTTTTGGCAGAAGATTCGAATGTTGAAGTCTTTCTATATCATGCGGTGAAAGATATTGATCCTATGGATAATGGAAAGTGGTGGATGAAAGTAAAAGACAGAATGAAACATCGCTCACACGAAGTTACTGCAGATTTTGTTTTTATTGGAGCTGGTGGTTATGCTTTACCATTATTGGATAGTTCAGATATTCCAGAGAGTGAGGGTTATGGTGGTTTCCCAGTTTCTGGTGAATGGCTGGTTTCTCACAATCCAGAATTAATTGCTAAACATCAAACCAAAGTTTATACACAGGCAACCGTAGATGCACCGCCTATGAGCGTTCCTCATTTGGATTTAAGAATTATTGACGGTAAAAAAGCTTTGCTTTTTGGACCATTTGCAGGTTTTTCTACAAAGTTTTTGAAAGAAGGAAGTTATCTGGACCTCCCCGAAAGCGTCAACTTTAAGAATATTAGATCATTATTTGGTGCTTGGTGGCACAATCTGCCTTTAACCAAATATTTGATACAACAAGTTGCCATGACAAAAGATCAGCGTATGCAACATCTACGTGAATTTGTAAAAGACGCGAAAGAGGAAGATTGGGAACTGAAAATCGCTGGTCAACGTGTTCAGATCATTAAGAAAGATGATCAGCAAGGGGGCAAATTGGAATTCGGGACAGAAGTTGTAGTTAATAAGAATGGAACGATCGCCTCATTATTAGGTGCGTCCCCTGGTGCCTCAACTGCAGCTTACGCAATGCTTCAAATTCTTGAAAAATGTTTTCCCGAAAAAGTTAAAAATGAATGGAATGACAAATTATTAGAAATGATTCCGTCGTACGGACAGAAATTAGGAGACAATCCTGAATTAATTAATAAAGTTCGTGATTATAGCAAAGAAATATTAGAACTCGAATACGAGCTGGAATAA
- a CDS encoding TetR/AcrR family transcriptional regulator, whose amino-acid sequence MIKKEKIVDKRTALLNATLTLVNNHGFHNAPMSKIAKLAGVAPATIYLYFENKQDLVNKLYLEVKESFSSCAFKGYTENLSVKKGFELIWSNIANYKLSHIKEANFLSQCDNSPMIEEDIRVEGLKHLQPLLNLWGKGKKERIIKPLSDYVLYAFTIYPLSFLLGMQERAIYTLSEEAKEEIFQAVWDAIRTRP is encoded by the coding sequence ATGATTAAAAAAGAAAAGATAGTAGACAAAAGAACTGCGCTTTTAAATGCGACATTAACTTTGGTGAATAATCACGGTTTTCACAATGCACCGATGTCTAAAATTGCGAAATTGGCAGGCGTTGCTCCAGCTACGATTTATCTCTATTTTGAAAACAAACAGGATCTTGTTAACAAGTTGTATTTGGAGGTTAAGGAATCTTTTAGCAGTTGTGCTTTCAAAGGTTATACCGAAAATCTATCGGTGAAAAAAGGTTTTGAATTGATCTGGTCTAACATTGCCAATTATAAATTATCACATATCAAAGAAGCAAACTTTTTATCGCAATGCGACAACAGTCCAATGATTGAGGAGGACATTAGAGTAGAAGGGTTGAAACATTTACAGCCTTTACTCAATTTGTGGGGAAAAGGAAAAAAAGAGAGGATTATAAAACCGCTTTCAGACTACGTGTTATATGCTTTTACAATTTATCCGCTGTCTTTTTTATTAGGAATGCAGGAAAGAGCTATTTACACTTTAAGTGAAGAAGCAAAAGAAGAAATTTTTCAAGCAGTGTGGGATGCGATACGCACCCGACCTTAA
- the trhA gene encoding PAQR family membrane homeostasis protein TrhA, translated as MKTEKTYLVHTYSDLEEKLNVWSHFVGLVMSVVALIFLIFKAVALENVWAMISFPIFGVSMIVLYLASTLYHFSKTPKIRYRLNIFDHAAIYVLIAGSYTPFVLVSLNGTEGYVIFSIVWGIAFLGIIFKIFFTGRFNILSTLLYVVMGWLIIFSFKSLMISLNYDGLIWLISGGVAYTVGAILYSINKLKFNHAIFHIFVLAGTFCHFVSVYFYVIPVSSIS; from the coding sequence ATGAAAACGGAGAAAACCTATCTTGTTCACACCTATTCTGATCTGGAAGAAAAACTAAATGTGTGGTCACATTTCGTAGGTTTGGTGATGAGTGTGGTCGCCTTAATTTTTTTGATTTTTAAAGCAGTTGCTTTAGAAAATGTATGGGCAATGATCAGTTTTCCGATTTTCGGGGTTAGTATGATCGTTCTTTATTTAGCATCAACTTTATATCATTTCTCAAAGACTCCAAAAATTAGATATCGACTCAATATTTTCGACCATGCCGCAATTTATGTGTTAATTGCCGGAAGTTACACGCCTTTTGTTTTAGTTTCATTAAACGGAACAGAAGGGTATGTTATCTTTTCAATCGTTTGGGGTATTGCCTTTCTGGGAATAATTTTTAAAATTTTCTTTACGGGTAGATTCAATATATTGTCCACCCTTCTCTATGTAGTCATGGGTTGGCTAATTATTTTCAGTTTTAAAAGTTTAATGATAAGTCTAAACTACGATGGCTTAATATGGTTAATTTCGGGTGGAGTTGCATACACCGTTGGCGCAATATTATACAGTATTAACAAACTTAAATTTAATCACGCCATCTTTCATATATTCGTTTTGGCAGGTACTTTTTGTCACTTTGTTTCTGTTTACTTTTATGTAATTCCGGTTTCATCGATTTCATGA